One genomic region from Methanonatronarchaeum thermophilum encodes:
- a CDS encoding uL15m family ribosomal protein translates to MGNKKRGSRTHGKGHGKSHRGAGHRGGRGKTGRGKHKKSSGHKFGKYGFNRPPKLVTENEVINIGRLDEIAHHLVETGQAEKEGETIIIDTKKLGIDKVLGRGDIQQNLKIIAENFSETAINKIEKAGGEAEEKQ, encoded by the coding sequence ATGGGAAATAAAAAAAGAGGATCCCGAACACATGGAAAGGGACATGGAAAAAGCCATAGAGGCGCAGGACATCGTGGAGGCCGTGGAAAAACAGGACGAGGCAAACACAAAAAAAGCAGCGGACATAAATTCGGAAAATACGGCTTCAACCGCCCACCAAAACTAGTAACAGAAAACGAAGTAATAAATATAGGTCGTTTAGACGAAATAGCCCACCACCTAGTTGAAACAGGACAAGCAGAAAAAGAAGGCGAAACCATAATCATAGACACAAAAAAACTCGGAATAGACAAAGTACTAGGACGAGGAGACATACAACAAAACCTCAAAATAATAGCAGAAAACTTCTCAGAAACAGCAATAAACAAAATAGAAAAAGCAGGTGGAGAAGCAGAGGAAAAACAATGA
- a CDS encoding 50S ribosomal protein L30, with the protein MYAAIRVRGTVGVRKDITKALEHLNLNRPNHCVLLKENETNQGMLQKTKDYITWGELNKDGAKHLLKRADYKNGELEEITEKHGSIEEIATKILKEEIKPEEINMKPVIRLHPPRKGYKKTKRSYTENGSLGYRGEEINKLIYRMR; encoded by the coding sequence ATGTATGCAGCAATCCGAGTAAGAGGAACCGTAGGAGTTAGAAAAGACATAACTAAAGCACTAGAACACCTCAACCTAAACCGACCTAACCACTGCGTCCTACTAAAAGAAAACGAAACCAACCAAGGAATGCTACAGAAAACAAAAGACTACATAACATGGGGAGAACTCAACAAAGATGGAGCCAAACACCTACTCAAAAGAGCCGACTACAAAAACGGCGAGCTAGAAGAAATCACCGAAAAACACGGTTCAATCGAAGAAATAGCAACAAAAATACTCAAAGAAGAAATAAAACCCGAAGAAATAAACATGAAACCAGTGATAAGACTCCACCCACCAAGAAAAGGATACAAAAAAACAAAACGCTCATACACCGAAAACGGAAGCCTCGGATACCGAGGAGAAGAAATCAACAAACTAATATACAGAATGAGGTGA
- the rpmC gene encoding 50S ribosomal protein L29, with protein MAILKTDEIREMAVEEREEELELLENELVSLRAQEAAGGQPENPGRIREIRRTIARIKTVMREENEDNA; from the coding sequence ATGGCGATATTGAAGACAGATGAAATAAGAGAGATGGCTGTTGAGGAACGTGAAGAAGAACTAGAGTTGCTTGAAAACGAGTTGGTCAGCCTTAGAGCTCAAGAAGCAGCTGGTGGTCAGCCTGAAAATCCCGGTAGAATCCGGGAGATCCGGAGAACAATAGCCCGGATAAAGACAGTTATGAGGGAAGAGAATGAAGATAACGCCTGA
- a CDS encoding 50S ribosomal protein L6 — protein sequence MSVNQIEIPENVEVTIEGNKITVKGENGEIQRTLQSSAIDIQKKDNKLTLQSTTDRKKHRAELGTFTSHIQNMIKGSQENFEYVLKVVYSHFPIKMEVKQNKLYIKNFLGEKNPRVVELIGEKTEVEISDDEVIVRGPNKEAVAQTAAKIQEGTKIKGKDPRVFQDGMYVISRG from the coding sequence ATGTCAGTAAACCAAATAGAAATACCAGAAAATGTAGAAGTAACAATCGAAGGAAACAAGATCACCGTAAAAGGAGAAAACGGAGAAATACAGAGAACCCTCCAATCAAGCGCAATAGACATCCAGAAAAAAGATAATAAACTAACACTCCAATCAACCACAGACAGAAAAAAACACCGAGCAGAACTCGGTACATTCACATCTCACATACAAAACATGATAAAAGGATCTCAAGAAAACTTCGAATACGTCCTTAAAGTTGTATATTCACACTTTCCAATCAAAATGGAAGTCAAACAAAACAAACTCTACATAAAAAACTTCCTAGGCGAAAAAAACCCAAGAGTAGTCGAATTAATAGGAGAAAAAACAGAGGTAGAGATATCAGACGACGAAGTAATCGTAAGAGGTCCAAACAAAGAAGCAGTAGCTCAAACTGCTGCTAAAATCCAGGAAGGCACCAAAATAAAGGGCAAAGACCCAAGAGTCTTCCAAGACGGAATGTACGTAATAAGTAGGGGATAA
- a CDS encoding 50S ribosomal protein L5: MNANKMKKPQIEKVVVNMGIGSGGEELMHAEEIMETLTNQQPIRTHAKKNVPTFGIREGEPVGCKTTLRGKKAIKFLEKALEVKENKIQKKSIDNHGNFSFGINDHTGFKGIEYDPNVGIYGLDITVTMERPGYRVKKRSKSNKPLGPEHVLTPEDTAQFIEKELDTKVVEKDEQ; the protein is encoded by the coding sequence ATGAACGCAAACAAGATGAAAAAACCACAGATAGAGAAAGTCGTCGTCAACATGGGCATAGGTTCAGGCGGAGAAGAATTAATGCACGCAGAAGAAATCATGGAAACACTAACAAACCAACAGCCAATCCGAACCCATGCAAAAAAGAACGTACCAACATTCGGTATACGAGAAGGAGAGCCAGTTGGATGTAAAACAACACTAAGAGGAAAAAAAGCAATAAAATTCCTCGAAAAAGCATTAGAAGTCAAAGAAAACAAAATACAGAAAAAATCAATCGACAACCATGGCAACTTCTCTTTCGGAATCAACGACCACACAGGATTCAAAGGAATAGAGTACGACCCCAACGTCGGGATATACGGATTAGACATAACTGTAACAATGGAAAGACCAGGATACCGAGTAAAGAAACGATCAAAATCAAACAAACCTTTAGGCCCAGAACACGTACTAACCCCGGAAGACACAGCCCAGTTCATAGAAAAAGAACTTGACACCAAAGTGGTGGAAAAAGATGAGCAGTAA
- a CDS encoding 30S ribosomal protein S4e → MHLKRLAVPRSWTVSKKTDYWATTPKTSHPRERAIPINVVLRDVLGIVDSTREVKKIIRDRGLLVDGNEINDHKHGVGLMDVISIPEAELHLRTTIDSKNRLKFIKIDEQEANTKLCKIDNKKILKNSETQLNLHDGTNITIEADDYKTKDTIKISIPTKEIQKHIPFGKGKKALIIGGKHAGEIAEIKTHEISDGSKPNHILLEGEEEFRTIEEYVIVVGDEEPEVTLQ, encoded by the coding sequence ATGCATTTAAAAAGATTAGCAGTTCCAAGAAGTTGGACAGTTTCTAAAAAAACAGACTACTGGGCAACCACACCCAAAACATCCCACCCGAGAGAACGGGCAATACCGATAAACGTAGTATTGAGAGACGTATTAGGAATCGTAGACAGCACAAGAGAAGTTAAAAAGATAATAAGAGATAGAGGACTCCTCGTAGATGGAAACGAAATCAACGACCACAAACATGGAGTAGGGCTAATGGATGTAATCAGCATTCCAGAAGCAGAACTACATCTAAGAACAACAATCGATTCAAAAAACAGACTCAAATTCATAAAAATCGATGAACAAGAAGCAAACACCAAACTATGTAAAATTGACAACAAAAAAATACTCAAAAACTCAGAAACCCAACTAAACCTACATGACGGAACCAACATAACAATTGAAGCCGACGACTACAAAACAAAAGACACAATAAAAATCTCAATACCAACCAAAGAAATACAAAAACACATACCATTCGGAAAAGGAAAAAAAGCATTGATAATCGGCGGAAAACACGCCGGAGAGATAGCAGAAATAAAAACACATGAAATCTCCGATGGATCAAAACCAAACCACATACTACTTGAAGGTGAAGAAGAGTTCCGAACCATAGAAGAATACGTAATAGTCGTAGGCGACGAAGAACCAGAGGTGACACTACAATGA
- a CDS encoding 50S ribosomal protein L14 yields MRGIKASVTKGIQSKTLIKCADNTGAKVLEFISSKGYRGTRRRQPKAGVGDLIVVSVKKGVPEMRKQVLTAVIVRQKKEYKRPDGIRVSFEDNAAVIVDENGEPKGTEIKGPIAKEAAERFPKIASTATMIV; encoded by the coding sequence GTGAGAGGAATAAAAGCCAGTGTAACAAAAGGAATTCAAAGCAAAACATTGATAAAATGCGCTGACAACACCGGAGCCAAAGTACTAGAATTCATCTCATCAAAAGGATACCGTGGTACAAGAAGAAGACAACCAAAAGCAGGTGTAGGCGACCTAATAGTCGTATCGGTAAAAAAAGGCGTTCCCGAAATGAGAAAACAAGTACTAACAGCAGTCATAGTAAGGCAAAAAAAGGAATACAAAAGGCCAGATGGTATAAGAGTAAGTTTCGAAGACAACGCAGCAGTTATAGTCGATGAAAATGGAGAACCCAAAGGAACAGAGATAAAAGGCCCAATTGCCAAAGAAGCCGCGGAGAGATTTCCAAAAATCGCGAGCACAGCAACAATGATAGTATAA
- a CDS encoding 50S ribosomal protein L22, translated as MAQYDYSVDPDPEKTSKAYGRELHISPKDSVEICNYIRGMKLDKAKNTLQKTIEKEQPIPYRKHNSNKGHRKGLQGWDAGGYPEKAASGILKILENAESNAEYKGLDKEKLKIKHIAANRGRQLPGMMPRAFGRATPSNTSTTNIEVVLEEQ; from the coding sequence ATGGCACAGTATGACTATTCAGTTGACCCCGACCCCGAAAAAACATCCAAAGCATACGGAAGAGAACTACATATCTCACCAAAAGACTCCGTCGAAATATGCAACTACATACGCGGAATGAAACTCGATAAAGCAAAAAACACACTTCAAAAAACAATCGAAAAAGAACAACCAATCCCATATAGAAAACACAACTCCAACAAAGGCCATAGAAAAGGACTGCAAGGATGGGATGCAGGAGGCTACCCCGAAAAAGCAGCATCAGGCATACTAAAAATACTAGAAAACGCAGAAAGCAACGCAGAATACAAAGGACTAGACAAAGAAAAACTAAAAATCAAACACATAGCAGCAAACCGCGGCCGACAACTACCAGGAATGATGCCCAGAGCATTCGGAAGAGCAACACCAAGCAACACATCAACAACAAACATCGAAGTCGTATTGGAGGAACAATAA
- a CDS encoding DUF106 domain-containing protein produces MSREALKDLIEKIVLFLAIGLMLAIFLDPTFFPTLGEIANNIVLNPLTALPVELAIMAVAAFNGLLSSIAQKYGMDMEEQKERQEKMKELSNKIKEARMSGDQGKLKKLEQERTELTQELMGNLTKQFKPMLYILLITIPFFAWVYYVTDPANAIYEAPSMLLPFIGEVDFSARVWGTIPTWIIWYIVCSIPISQVARKTMKVGI; encoded by the coding sequence ATGAGTCGAGAGGCCCTGAAAGACCTAATAGAAAAAATAGTACTTTTCTTAGCAATAGGTCTGATGCTGGCCATATTTCTCGACCCAACATTCTTCCCAACACTAGGTGAAATAGCCAACAACATCGTACTAAACCCATTAACAGCCTTACCAGTTGAACTCGCAATAATGGCCGTAGCAGCCTTCAACGGCCTACTAAGCTCTATAGCTCAGAAATACGGAATGGACATGGAAGAACAGAAAGAAAGACAAGAGAAAATGAAGGAACTATCCAATAAAATCAAAGAAGCAAGAATGTCTGGAGACCAAGGAAAACTAAAAAAACTAGAACAAGAAAGAACCGAACTCACACAAGAACTCATGGGAAACCTAACAAAACAATTCAAACCAATGCTCTACATACTACTAATAACAATACCATTCTTCGCATGGGTATACTACGTAACAGACCCAGCAAACGCAATATACGAAGCACCAAGCATGCTACTACCATTCATCGGAGAAGTAGATTTCTCCGCAAGAGTATGGGGCACAATACCAACATGGATAATATGGTACATAGTCTGCTCAATACCAATAAGCCAAGTAGCACGTAAAACAATGAAAGTCGGTATCTAA
- the cmk gene encoding (d)CMP kinase, with amino-acid sequence MIVAVSGPAGAGTSTTSRAVAKKAKLNHICAGQIFREMATDNKMTLERFSEYAEQNPEIDHKIDQKQKEIAENKNNILLEGRLAGWMAENADIKIWLKAPLKLRAKRVAKRENIQLKQALHEVKEREKSEKTRYQEYYQIDIDDLTIYDLIIDTANWNKQSVINIIDTAINNYNEETG; translated from the coding sequence ATGATAGTAGCCGTAAGTGGTCCAGCCGGCGCTGGAACAAGCACAACATCCAGAGCAGTAGCAAAAAAAGCAAAACTCAACCACATATGCGCTGGGCAGATCTTCAGAGAAATGGCAACAGACAACAAAATGACACTTGAACGATTCAGCGAGTACGCAGAACAAAACCCAGAAATAGACCACAAAATAGACCAAAAACAAAAAGAAATCGCAGAAAACAAAAACAACATACTACTAGAAGGCCGTTTAGCCGGATGGATGGCAGAAAACGCAGACATAAAAATATGGCTAAAAGCCCCACTCAAACTAAGAGCCAAAAGAGTAGCAAAACGAGAAAACATACAACTAAAACAAGCACTCCATGAAGTAAAAGAACGCGAAAAATCAGAAAAAACAAGATACCAAGAATACTACCAAATCGATATAGACGACCTCACAATATACGACCTCATCATCGACACAGCAAACTGGAACAAACAATCCGTAATCAACATCATCGACACAGCAATAAACAACTACAACGAAGAAACAGGATAA
- a CDS encoding 30S ribosomal protein S8: protein MKMDPLSDALSTINNAEKAGKLKADITPASKLIGRVFDVMQENGYLGEFEYIDNDKGGEFKVKLIGNINKCGSIKPHFSTNKNEFEKWEKRYLPGKDFGILVISTPKGVMSHRKAQQEGIGGRLLAYVY, encoded by the coding sequence ATGAAAATGGATCCATTGTCGGACGCACTTTCAACAATAAACAATGCAGAGAAAGCCGGAAAACTAAAAGCAGATATAACACCGGCATCAAAACTAATAGGAAGAGTATTCGACGTAATGCAAGAAAACGGCTACCTAGGTGAATTCGAATACATAGACAACGATAAAGGAGGAGAATTCAAAGTTAAACTCATAGGAAACATAAACAAATGTGGATCTATAAAACCACATTTCTCAACAAACAAAAACGAATTCGAAAAATGGGAAAAAAGATACCTCCCAGGAAAAGACTTCGGAATACTAGTAATATCAACACCAAAAGGAGTAATGTCCCACAGAAAAGCACAACAAGAAGGAATCGGCGGAAGACTCCTTGCATACGTCTACTAA
- a CDS encoding 30S ribosomal protein S14 produces the protein MSSKEIIECRRCGRKQGIISRYDINLCRQCFREVAEKMDFKKYS, from the coding sequence ATGAGCAGTAAAGAAATTATAGAATGTAGAAGATGCGGTAGGAAGCAAGGTATAATAAGTAGATATGACATCAACCTATGCCGACAATGCTTCCGAGAAGTAGCTGAAAAAATGGACTTTAAAAAATATAGTTAA
- a CDS encoding ribonuclease P protein component 1, with translation MKITPENLKRHELIGLKTKVFESPNPSQRGLEGEVLDETRKTLNISGKIIPKQGCSFIFTLPEGIKVKVDGNKIYGSPEDRIKN, from the coding sequence ATGAAGATAACGCCTGAGAACTTAAAAAGACATGAACTGATTGGGCTTAAAACCAAGGTATTTGAAAGCCCCAACCCCAGTCAAAGGGGTTTAGAAGGTGAAGTGCTCGATGAAACTCGAAAAACACTTAATATCTCAGGTAAGATTATACCGAAACAAGGCTGTTCATTCATTTTCACGCTTCCTGAAGGCATTAAAGTAAAAGTTGATGGGAACAAGATATACGGTTCCCCTGAAGATCGTATTAAAAATTGA
- a CDS encoding 50S ribosomal protein L19e, whose translation MTNLKSQKRMAAEILGVGKKRVWIDPNRVEDISMAIMKDDIRELIEEGAIKKKTIKGQSRGRARKIDEKKKKGRRSGHGKRKGKKHSKISKKEKWITKVRAQRKKLKQLRDEGEITRSEYRKLYKKSKGGEIRDLKHLESLVAQTEGAKE comes from the coding sequence ATGACCAACCTAAAAAGCCAAAAAAGAATGGCCGCAGAGATACTTGGAGTCGGGAAAAAAAGAGTTTGGATAGACCCAAACAGAGTTGAAGACATATCCATGGCAATAATGAAAGACGACATACGAGAACTCATAGAAGAAGGAGCCATAAAGAAAAAAACAATCAAAGGACAAAGCCGAGGAAGAGCCAGAAAAATCGACGAAAAAAAGAAAAAAGGAAGAAGAAGTGGCCATGGAAAAAGAAAAGGAAAAAAACACTCCAAAATATCCAAAAAAGAAAAATGGATAACAAAAGTCAGAGCACAAAGAAAAAAACTCAAACAACTAAGAGACGAAGGCGAAATAACTAGATCCGAATACAGAAAACTATACAAAAAATCTAAAGGCGGAGAAATCCGAGACTTAAAACACCTAGAGAGCTTGGTAGCACAAACAGAAGGTGCTAAAGAATGA
- a CDS encoding 30S ribosomal protein S3, producing the protein MAIQKKFVKDGIKKAEMDEFLSKEIDRGGYGGIDINRTPTGTQIVLYAEKPGMIIGKGGKRIRKLTRKFKEKFDLEDPSIEVKEVQNPNTNAQVVAQRLANALERGWYFRRAGYSTLRDIIDAGAMGAQIVLSGKLTGSRSRVEKFTEGYIKHCGQPAQEIVDEGQAVAKKKLGTIGVTVRIIHEGATLPDEVEIVEPGEIDEEEIELTETKQQPETKETEPEEPKSEETEIESEGESEAEIEPEEDEEEKKDIVVCQVCGEEFKAITGSHLATHDIDMDAYKESYPDANITPGD; encoded by the coding sequence ATGGCTATCCAAAAAAAGTTCGTAAAAGATGGAATAAAAAAAGCAGAAATGGACGAATTCCTATCCAAAGAAATAGACAGAGGAGGATACGGAGGAATCGACATCAACAGAACACCAACTGGAACACAGATTGTATTATACGCAGAAAAACCAGGAATGATAATAGGTAAAGGCGGAAAAAGAATAAGAAAACTAACCAGAAAATTCAAAGAAAAATTCGACCTCGAAGACCCATCAATAGAAGTAAAAGAAGTACAAAACCCCAACACAAACGCCCAAGTCGTAGCACAAAGACTAGCAAACGCCCTAGAAAGAGGATGGTACTTCAGAAGAGCCGGATACTCAACACTAAGAGACATAATTGACGCAGGAGCAATGGGAGCACAAATCGTACTCTCCGGAAAACTAACCGGCTCAAGATCCAGAGTAGAAAAATTCACAGAAGGATACATAAAACACTGCGGCCAACCAGCACAAGAAATAGTCGATGAAGGACAAGCAGTAGCCAAAAAGAAACTCGGAACAATAGGAGTAACAGTAAGAATCATCCACGAAGGAGCAACACTACCCGACGAAGTCGAAATCGTAGAACCCGGAGAAATCGACGAAGAAGAAATAGAACTCACAGAAACAAAACAACAACCAGAAACAAAAGAAACCGAGCCAGAGGAACCTAAATCTGAGGAAACTGAGATTGAAAGTGAAGGCGAAAGTGAAGCAGAGATAGAGCCTGAAGAGGATGAAGAAGAAAAGAAAGACATCGTCGTTTGCCAAGTTTGTGGAGAAGAATTCAAGGCAATTACCGGAAGCCACCTAGCAACTCACGATATCGATATGGATGCCTATAAAGAGAGTTATCCGGATGCAAACATAACACCAGGTGATTAA
- a CDS encoding adenylate kinase codes for MTLVVLTGSPGVGKSTVANKALQNTTKEYKTVNYGDKMLEVAKERGWVEDRDQMRKLDPEKQKEVQKIAGEKISEMSETQPIIVDTHSTIKTPQGYLPGIPEWVLKPLDPDTIVVVEAQPKEIINRREKDAGERVRDKETTKELEQHQEMNRAAAMACAVLNGATVKIIENPDGGLEQAAESLLKVLK; via the coding sequence ATGACCCTAGTAGTACTCACAGGCTCACCAGGAGTCGGGAAATCAACCGTCGCCAACAAAGCTCTACAAAATACCACAAAAGAATACAAAACAGTGAACTACGGCGACAAAATGCTAGAAGTCGCAAAAGAACGAGGCTGGGTTGAAGATAGAGACCAAATGCGAAAACTAGATCCAGAAAAACAAAAAGAAGTTCAAAAAATAGCTGGAGAAAAAATATCCGAGATGTCAGAAACCCAACCAATAATCGTAGACACACACAGCACAATCAAAACCCCACAAGGATACCTACCAGGAATCCCAGAATGGGTATTAAAACCACTAGACCCAGACACAATAGTAGTAGTCGAAGCCCAACCAAAAGAAATAATTAATAGAAGAGAAAAAGACGCAGGAGAAAGAGTAAGAGACAAAGAAACAACAAAAGAACTAGAACAACACCAAGAAATGAACAGAGCAGCTGCAATGGCATGTGCTGTACTAAACGGCGCCACAGTAAAAATAATAGAAAACCCAGATGGAGGCCTAGAACAGGCCGCTGAATCCTTATTAAAGGTGCTTAAATGA
- a CDS encoding 50S ribosomal protein L18 yields the protein MTERIPLKRRIKDKTDYSQRLELLKSGKPRLVVRRSQKYFTVQIARYDHQTASDHIICGCNSKNLNKYGWKASGGNTSAAYLTGYKCGLKALNKDINTAIPDIGVNRISKGSNLFAAIKGAADAGLQTPINEEIAPSEERIRGEHIANYAEKGDFSQYREKGLDPAELPTHFETVKQNIKQEIGD from the coding sequence ATGACTGAAAGAATACCACTTAAAAGAAGAATAAAAGATAAAACAGACTACAGCCAGAGATTAGAACTACTAAAATCAGGTAAACCTAGACTGGTTGTACGAAGAAGCCAAAAATACTTCACAGTTCAAATAGCCAGATACGACCACCAAACAGCTTCAGACCACATAATATGCGGATGCAACTCAAAAAACCTCAATAAATACGGATGGAAAGCATCAGGAGGAAACACATCCGCAGCCTACCTAACAGGCTACAAATGTGGATTAAAAGCACTAAACAAAGACATCAACACCGCCATACCAGATATCGGAGTTAACAGAATATCAAAAGGCTCAAACCTATTCGCAGCAATAAAAGGCGCAGCAGACGCAGGACTACAAACACCAATAAACGAAGAAATAGCCCCATCCGAAGAAAGAATCAGAGGCGAACACATAGCAAACTACGCAGAAAAAGGCGATTTCTCACAATACAGAGAAAAAGGACTCGACCCAGCAGAACTACCAACACACTTCGAAACAGTAAAACAAAACATAAAACAAGAAATTGGTGATTAA
- a CDS encoding 50S ribosomal protein L32e yields the protein MSKKFRRQESQKHKRVKNKWRRPKGIQSKQRKEIKGKPPLPKVGRKQPEEKRGIHPSGYNEVLVHNTKDLEKLGENDAARIGGSVGNRKREAIQQKAIEMDIKILNHKEIGD from the coding sequence ATGTCGAAGAAATTCAGACGTCAAGAAAGCCAAAAGCACAAAAGAGTTAAAAACAAGTGGAGACGGCCAAAAGGAATCCAAAGCAAACAGCGAAAAGAAATCAAAGGTAAACCCCCACTCCCAAAAGTAGGTCGTAAACAACCAGAAGAAAAACGAGGAATACATCCATCAGGATACAACGAAGTACTTGTCCACAACACAAAAGACCTAGAAAAACTAGGTGAAAACGATGCAGCCAGAATAGGTGGGTCGGTAGGAAACCGCAAACGAGAAGCGATACAGCAAAAAGCAATCGAAATGGACATAAAAATCCTAAACCACAAAGAAATAGGTGACTAA
- a CDS encoding 30S ribosomal protein S5, which translates to MSTAQNQHTEEWIPKTKLGRLVASGEITTIKEALNSGLPLKEVEIIDQLINVEEEVLDVNMVQRMTDSGRRVKFRTQVVVGNRNGYVGLAEAKDEEVGPAIRKAIRNAKLNLIDIRRGCGSWECGCGTNHSIPIKVTGNGGSTRVTLLPAPNGIGLAAGETAKKVLELAGIKDIWSSTKGETRTTINFGKATFDALKKTAMVKMPERDD; encoded by the coding sequence ATGTCAACCGCACAAAACCAACATACAGAAGAATGGATACCTAAAACAAAACTAGGAAGATTAGTAGCCTCCGGCGAGATAACAACAATAAAAGAAGCATTAAACTCAGGCCTACCACTAAAAGAAGTAGAAATAATAGACCAACTAATAAACGTCGAAGAAGAAGTTCTCGACGTAAACATGGTTCAGAGAATGACAGACTCAGGCCGAAGAGTAAAATTCAGAACCCAAGTAGTAGTAGGGAATAGAAATGGATATGTAGGGCTAGCTGAAGCCAAAGACGAAGAAGTTGGTCCAGCAATACGCAAAGCAATAAGAAACGCAAAACTGAACCTAATCGACATCAGAAGAGGATGTGGATCTTGGGAATGTGGATGTGGAACAAACCACAGCATACCAATAAAAGTAACTGGAAACGGAGGAAGCACACGAGTTACACTACTACCTGCACCAAACGGAATAGGCCTAGCAGCAGGAGAAACAGCTAAAAAAGTACTAGAACTAGCGGGAATCAAAGACATATGGTCATCAACCAAAGGAGAAACAAGAACTACAATAAACTTCGGAAAAGCCACATTCGACGCACTTAAGAAAACAGCTATGGTGAAAATGCCAGAGAGAGATGATTAA
- the rplX gene encoding 50S ribosomal protein L24, which yields MTKQPRKQRKNRSNAPLHKRQKYMGVNLSEKLQEKFGKKTIPVKVGDEVEVVRGDHKGEKGEVTEVDMKQERIAIEGLTIRKSDDSQVPAYIHPSNLKLIDLDTSDRMRVKQLER from the coding sequence ATGACAAAACAACCCCGAAAACAAAGAAAAAACAGATCTAACGCCCCACTACACAAAAGACAGAAATATATGGGCGTTAACCTCTCAGAAAAACTGCAGGAAAAGTTTGGTAAAAAAACAATACCTGTCAAAGTAGGAGATGAGGTCGAAGTAGTCAGAGGAGACCATAAAGGAGAGAAAGGCGAGGTTACAGAAGTAGATATGAAACAAGAAAGAATCGCGATTGAAGGACTCACTATAAGAAAATCAGATGATTCCCAAGTTCCTGCCTATATCCATCCGTCAAACCTCAAACTAATAGACCTAGATACCTCCGACAGAATGCGAGTAAAACAACTGGAGAGATAA
- a CDS encoding 30S ribosomal protein S17: MTARDIGLNVKSPEKECNDENCPFHGKLPVRGQVMEGEVVSIVDDKSAVIQREYKKEVPKYERYEKRKSTTTVHKPQCLDIKVGDKVKAAECRPISKTKSFVIVERGEGE, translated from the coding sequence ATGACAGCAAGAGATATTGGTCTTAATGTTAAGAGTCCAGAAAAAGAATGCAATGACGAAAACTGTCCTTTCCATGGCAAACTGCCAGTAAGAGGGCAGGTAATGGAGGGAGAAGTAGTCTCTATTGTAGACGATAAAAGCGCGGTGATTCAGAGAGAATACAAAAAAGAAGTCCCTAAATACGAGAGATATGAAAAACGTAAATCGACAACCACAGTACACAAACCACAGTGTCTCGACATCAAAGTCGGAGACAAAGTAAAAGCAGCAGAATGCAGACCCATAAGCAAAACAAAATCATTCGTAATAGTCGAGCGAGGTGAAGGTGAGTGA